The Corynebacterium occultum sequence AGTGGCCGTTATCTCTTATAGAACCGGCGATACCGAGGAGGCCCCTATGACACAAGCGTCTGCAGTGGACATCGATGTAGAGGACAAGGTTGAGGTGAAGGATCGTGGCAGTCGCCGCGGCCAGACCAATGACAACCCTTCGGCGGATTTGGTCCGCGTGTATCTGAACGGAATAGGCAAGACCGCTCTGCTCACAGCTGAGGACGAGGTCGAGCTCGCCCAGCAGATTGAGGTGGGGCTCTACGCCAGCCACCTGCTCAATGATCCCGAGCAAAAGCTGACCCGCGCCATGAAGCGCGACCTGAAGGTCCTGGCCAAGGAAGGCAAGAAGGCCCGCGCCCACATTCTTGAGGCGAACCTGCGTCTGGTGGTTTCCCTGGCCAAGCGCTACACCGGCCGCGGCATGCCCCTCCTGGATCTGATCCAGGAAGGAAACCTCGGGCTGATCCGTGCGATGGAGAAGTTCGACTACGCCAAGGGCTTCAAGTTCTCCACCTACGCTACCTGGTGGATCCGTCAGGCGATCACCCGCGGCATGGCTGACCAGTCCCGCACCATTCGCCTGCCTGTCCACCTGGTGGAGCAGGTCAATAAGCTCTCCCGCATCAAGCGTGAGCTCTACCAGCATCTCGGCCGTGAGGCCACCAATGAGGAACTGGCTGAGGAATCCGGCATTGATGAGTCCAAGATTGAGATGCTGCTGCGCCAGTCGCGTGACCCGGTGAGCCTGGATATGCCGGTCGGTGCCGACGAAGAGGCACCTCTGGGCGATTTCATCGAGGATGCGGAGGCCACCGATGCAGAAACCGCTGTGGTTGCCTCCCTGCGGCACTCCGATATCCGCTATGTTCTCTCCACCCTGGAGGAGCGTGAGCAGGATGTCATCCGACTGCGTTATGGCCTCGACGACGGGGTGCCGCGCACCCTGGACCAGATCGGTCGCCGTTTCGGGCTCTCCCGCGAACGTGTCCGCCAGATTGAGCGCGAGGTCATGAGCAAGCTTCGTGATGGCGAGCGCGCTGACCGCCTCCGCGATTACGCCATTTAAACCAGGTGAGGCGGAAGCCCTTCCCCTCGAGGTTGCTGCACGGCCCCGGCACTATGCCGGGGTCGTGCAGTATTTCCCCTACCGCAGGCC is a genomic window containing:
- a CDS encoding sigma-70 family RNA polymerase sigma factor encodes the protein MTQASAVDIDVEDKVEVKDRGSRRGQTNDNPSADLVRVYLNGIGKTALLTAEDEVELAQQIEVGLYASHLLNDPEQKLTRAMKRDLKVLAKEGKKARAHILEANLRLVVSLAKRYTGRGMPLLDLIQEGNLGLIRAMEKFDYAKGFKFSTYATWWIRQAITRGMADQSRTIRLPVHLVEQVNKLSRIKRELYQHLGREATNEELAEESGIDESKIEMLLRQSRDPVSLDMPVGADEEAPLGDFIEDAEATDAETAVVASLRHSDIRYVLSTLEEREQDVIRLRYGLDDGVPRTLDQIGRRFGLSRERVRQIEREVMSKLRDGERADRLRDYAI